In one Thermodesulfobium acidiphilum genomic region, the following are encoded:
- the rplC gene encoding 50S ribosomal protein L3: MGKMFMGLVGKKLGMTSYITPSGVIPVTVVQAIKGTVADKRTVEKDGYEAVRVAFQECSERKLNRPELGLFKKASIKPHKKIVEFQNNSLNVGDTIDISMFSVGDNINVTGITRGFGTSGTIKRWKFQRGPMSHGSKNIRKIGSTGVGTGMSKIIKGKKMPGHMGNVKRTVKNISVVDLMPEDYLVILKGSIPGHKNSFVILYKGGNA, from the coding sequence ATGGGTAAAATGTTTATGGGTTTAGTTGGAAAAAAACTGGGCATGACAAGTTATATTACACCATCAGGCGTAATACCCGTGACAGTTGTACAGGCTATAAAAGGAACTGTTGCTGATAAGAGGACGGTTGAAAAAGATGGATACGAGGCTGTTAGAGTGGCTTTTCAAGAGTGTTCTGAGAGAAAACTAAATAGACCTGAGCTTGGACTTTTTAAAAAAGCTTCTATAAAGCCTCATAAGAAAATCGTAGAATTCCAAAATAACAGTTTGAACGTAGGCGATACCATAGATATATCTATGTTTTCAGTTGGTGACAACATTAATGTTACAGGAATTACGAGAGGTTTTGGTACCAGTGGCACTATCAAAAGATGGAAGTTCCAAAGAGGGCCGATGAGCCACGGTTCAAAGAACATCAGGAAAATCGGTTCAACAGGAGTAGGGACAGGAATGAGCAAGATAATAAAAGGAAAGAAAATGCCAGGTCATATGGGCAACGTTAAAAGAACTGTTAAGAATATATCAGTAGTTGATCTTATGCCCGAAGACTATCTTGTAATCCTTAAAGGTTCTATTCCTGGACACAAAAACTCCTTTGTTATTTTGTACAAAGGAGGAAACGCATGA
- the rplD gene encoding 50S ribosomal protein L4 encodes MISVYDLEGNKVREIESDLIDVKDNSHVVYMQVVRELAGMRSGSACTKTRGEVRGGGKKPYAQKHTGRARHGSIRSPIWRKGGITFGPKPRKYSFSLPKKVIKLSRNIALKNLIAQDRFIVVENLSNIEPKTKFATNFVKKLPGENCKSLVVVDDYFENVLRAFANLPNFRIVDVNNLKVADILWSQRVILTPEALECLETWR; translated from the coding sequence ATGATTTCTGTATATGATTTAGAGGGAAATAAAGTTAGAGAAATTGAATCCGATTTGATTGATGTTAAAGATAATTCGCACGTTGTCTATATGCAGGTTGTAAGAGAGCTAGCAGGAATGAGATCGGGTAGCGCATGTACCAAAACACGTGGAGAAGTAAGAGGCGGAGGGAAAAAACCATATGCCCAAAAGCATACTGGTAGGGCCAGACATGGTTCAATTCGTTCTCCGATATGGAGAAAAGGAGGAATTACATTTGGCCCAAAACCCAGAAAATATAGTTTTTCTCTGCCTAAAAAAGTTATAAAGCTTTCAAGAAATATTGCGCTTAAAAATCTTATTGCTCAGGATAGATTTATAGTAGTTGAAAATCTTTCAAATATTGAACCAAAAACAAAGTTTGCTACTAATTTTGTAAAAAAACTTCCTGGAGAAAATTGTAAAAGTTTAGTAGTTGTAGATGACTATTTCGAAAACGTTTTGCGCGCTTTTGCAAACCTCCCAAATTTTAGAATAGTTGACGTGAATAATTTAAAGGTAGCCGACATTCTTTGGTCTCAAAGAGTAATTTTGACTCCCGAGGCTTTAGAGTGTCTAGAGACCTGGAGGTGA
- the rplW gene encoding 50S ribosomal protein L23, whose amino-acid sequence MFDPYRYVIKPVVTEKSTDLAGKYNQYTFIVSKDANKTSIKMSIEEIFKVKVKDLKIINVKGKPKRMGRNVGLTSSFKKAIITLMPGNKIEIFEGVQ is encoded by the coding sequence ATGTTTGACCCATATCGCTATGTAATTAAACCTGTTGTTACTGAAAAGAGCACGGATTTGGCTGGGAAATATAATCAATATACTTTTATTGTTAGTAAAGATGCTAATAAAACTTCTATTAAGATGTCTATAGAAGAAATTTTCAAAGTTAAGGTAAAGGATCTTAAAATAATTAACGTCAAAGGTAAACCTAAAAGAATGGGAAGGAATGTCGGTTTAACCTCTTCTTTTAAGAAAGCCATAATAACTTTGATGCCAGGAAATAAGATTGAGATCTTTGAAGGCGTTCAATAG